One window of the Natrinema sp. CBA1119 genome contains the following:
- the coxB gene encoding cytochrome c oxidase subunit II, with amino-acid sequence MGSRRRTIVALAVAALSSLLALTGTAAAQSENRELIDGLEYQLLYVALPLTLFVLVILVYAAVKFHDNDDPEPTTEDPALEITWTVATALILLFVGLSGYSVLVNPYVSPSQALDSDHRSQDGFESFADLPETGDEEVYVTGYQWEWQATYPGANVTTEDEIVIPADENVTLWLTSDDVIHSLFVSDLGIKQDAFPGRYTRARTIVSEPGRYDAVCAEFCGAGHSRMEGDVVVVDPETYDQWLETNEGNATTAPEPG; translated from the coding sequence ATGGGAAGCCGCCGTCGCACGATCGTCGCACTCGCCGTCGCGGCGCTCTCGAGTCTCCTCGCACTCACGGGAACGGCCGCTGCACAGTCGGAGAACCGAGAACTTATCGACGGCCTCGAGTACCAGTTGCTCTACGTGGCCCTGCCACTGACGCTGTTCGTCCTCGTAATCCTGGTTTACGCGGCCGTCAAGTTCCACGACAACGACGATCCCGAACCCACCACGGAGGATCCCGCGCTGGAGATTACCTGGACCGTCGCAACAGCACTCATTCTGTTGTTCGTCGGTCTCTCCGGCTACAGCGTCCTCGTCAACCCGTACGTGTCTCCATCGCAGGCACTCGACAGCGACCACCGCAGTCAGGACGGGTTCGAGTCGTTCGCCGATCTCCCCGAGACCGGCGACGAGGAGGTGTACGTCACCGGGTACCAGTGGGAGTGGCAAGCGACCTATCCCGGCGCAAACGTCACGACCGAAGACGAAATCGTGATACCCGCCGACGAGAACGTAACGCTCTGGCTCACGAGCGACGACGTTATCCACTCACTGTTCGTGTCCGACCTCGGTATCAAGCAGGACGCATTCCCCGGACGCTATACTCGCGCCCGGACGATCGTTTCCGAACCCGGCCGGTACGACGCCGTCTGTGCCGAGTTCTGCGGTGCCGGCCACTCGCGCATGGAGGGCGATGTCGTCGTCGTCGACCCGGAAACGTACGATCAGTGGCTCGAGACGAACGAGGGGAACGCCACCACAGCACCGGAGCCCGGATGA
- a CDS encoding universal stress protein — protein MTLTVDGTVLVPVADPDDGERTAVALAPHLSPSSTVLVVNVIEKAGGAPDKASVEQREEYARDIFERTQGPLEGSAGTVETVILFGTDVVETIMDAASERAVDAVVFAPRKGNRFVELLTGDVARRLVRRASVPVVALPRTDD, from the coding sequence ATGACACTGACAGTCGATGGAACAGTTCTGGTTCCCGTCGCCGATCCGGACGACGGGGAGCGAACGGCTGTGGCGCTCGCGCCGCACCTTTCACCCTCGAGTACGGTGCTCGTCGTCAACGTAATCGAGAAGGCCGGCGGTGCGCCCGACAAGGCCTCCGTCGAACAGCGCGAGGAGTACGCTCGGGATATTTTCGAGCGCACTCAGGGGCCGCTCGAGGGGTCGGCCGGAACGGTCGAGACGGTGATCCTCTTCGGGACCGATGTCGTCGAGACGATCATGGACGCGGCGTCGGAGCGAGCGGTCGACGCCGTGGTCTTTGCACCTCGGAAGGGAAACCGGTTCGTGGAACTGCTCACCGGCGATGTGGCCCGTCGGCTAGTGAGGCGGGCGTCGGTTCCCGTCGTCGCGCTGCCGCGAACCGACGACTAG
- a CDS encoding manganese catalase family protein produces MFFQEPELQYEVTVEEPDPHFAKLLQQAIGGQEGEMRVAMQYMFQAWALPEGYEEYRNLLMETAAEELGHIEMLASAVTKNLRGSSKQMSDDAQETAATAAAMTGQNPRQFLSAGESAMPVDSNGAPFTGNYIVASGNLAGDLYANVMAESTGRTLATRLWEYTDDPGMKDMLSYLIARDTMHQNQWLQALETLDDPVPVPASFPQEQENQEFNYTFMSTRREEQPDPEYPWTQDEAPDGKGQFSYAAEQPGDGEVIAPQPSPMTNDTPNRTDESSDSSE; encoded by the coding sequence ATGTTCTTCCAAGAACCGGAGCTCCAGTACGAGGTCACCGTCGAAGAACCGGACCCGCACTTCGCGAAGCTCCTCCAGCAAGCGATCGGCGGCCAGGAAGGTGAGATGCGCGTCGCCATGCAGTACATGTTCCAGGCCTGGGCCCTCCCCGAGGGGTACGAGGAGTATCGAAATTTACTGATGGAGACCGCCGCCGAGGAACTCGGCCATATCGAGATGCTCGCATCGGCCGTCACGAAGAATCTCCGGGGGTCGTCCAAGCAGATGAGCGACGACGCCCAGGAGACCGCGGCAACGGCCGCGGCGATGACCGGCCAGAACCCGCGTCAGTTCCTCTCGGCGGGCGAATCGGCCATGCCCGTCGACAGTAACGGCGCTCCATTCACCGGCAACTACATCGTCGCGTCGGGCAATCTCGCGGGCGACCTCTACGCGAACGTGATGGCCGAGTCGACCGGTCGGACCCTCGCAACGCGGCTCTGGGAGTATACCGACGATCCCGGCATGAAGGACATGCTCTCCTACCTCATCGCTCGGGACACCATGCACCAAAACCAGTGGCTACAGGCCCTCGAGACGCTCGACGACCCGGTTCCGGTGCCCGCGAGCTTTCCGCAGGAACAGGAGAATCAGGAGTTCAACTACACGTTCATGTCGACCAGGCGGGAGGAACAGCCGGATCCCGAGTACCCCTGGACCCAGGACGAAGCCCCCGACGGCAAGGGACAGTTCTCCTACGCCGCCGAACAGCCGGGCGACGGCGAAGTCATCGCTCCCCAGCCCAGTCCGATGACGAACGACACGCCGAACAGGACGGACGAATCGTCCGACTCGAGCGAATAG
- a CDS encoding heme-copper oxidase subunit III, with protein MDSGGRTETADDGPPRADGSGHRVPEGQAPEEYGDHRGHGDGDEHDHRSRWPLVAAAGAAGLYGGVAITILGNETGLVPPLAGIGLAVVGTIVLLAGIAGWVDQAFLSPARDAQGPLKSRESYVSTTLLFLATDVSTFGALFVYYFFVRIGSWPPEELPPLLGSLVVVNTAILIASSVTFHYAHEALEDDNRQRFIGLLGATLGLGLVFLAGQVYEYYEFVAHEGFSLASGIFGSAFFGLTGLHGLHVTLGVGGIAVLCWRALRGHYGPDRDTSVATVSLYWHFVDAVWIFLVVVLYVGASV; from the coding sequence ATGGACTCTGGTGGACGCACCGAGACGGCCGATGACGGCCCCCCTCGAGCCGACGGCTCCGGACATCGCGTTCCCGAGGGGCAGGCTCCCGAAGAGTACGGCGACCATCGCGGCCACGGCGACGGCGACGAGCACGACCACCGGAGTCGCTGGCCGCTCGTCGCCGCCGCGGGAGCCGCCGGACTCTACGGCGGCGTCGCGATCACCATCCTGGGGAACGAAACCGGTCTCGTCCCGCCCCTGGCCGGCATCGGTCTGGCCGTGGTCGGGACGATCGTCCTGCTGGCCGGCATCGCGGGCTGGGTCGACCAGGCGTTTCTGTCACCGGCTCGAGACGCACAAGGACCCCTCAAATCGCGCGAATCGTACGTCTCGACGACGCTGCTCTTTCTCGCGACCGACGTCTCGACGTTCGGCGCGCTCTTCGTCTACTACTTCTTCGTCAGGATCGGGTCGTGGCCACCGGAAGAGCTCCCGCCGCTGCTCGGCTCCCTCGTGGTCGTCAACACGGCCATCCTGATCGCGAGCAGCGTCACCTTCCACTACGCGCACGAGGCGCTCGAGGACGACAACCGACAACGGTTCATCGGACTGCTCGGAGCGACGCTCGGACTCGGCCTCGTCTTCCTCGCCGGGCAGGTCTACGAGTACTACGAGTTCGTGGCTCACGAGGGATTTTCGCTCGCAAGTGGCATCTTCGGGAGCGCGTTCTTCGGACTGACCGGGCTCCACGGCCTCCACGTCACGCTGGGCGTCGGTGGCATCGCCGTGCTCTGCTGGCGGGCGCTTCGGGGCCACTACGGCCCGGATCGGGACACGTCCGTCGCGACCGTCTCGCTGTACTGGCACTTCGTCGACGCCGTCTGGATCTTCCTCGTCGTCGTCCTCTACGTGGGCGCGTCGGTGTGA
- a CDS encoding 30S ribosomal protein S17e, translating to MAIKPAYVKKTGTLLLERYPEAFTTDFEQNKESVTKLTNVESKGVRNRIAGYVTRKKGAEVPA from the coding sequence ATGGCAATCAAACCGGCCTACGTCAAGAAGACCGGGACCCTCCTCCTGGAGCGGTATCCGGAGGCGTTCACGACCGATTTCGAGCAGAACAAAGAGAGCGTCACGAAGCTCACCAACGTCGAGTCGAAAGGCGTCCGCAACCGCATCGCGGGCTACGTGACTCGAAAGAAAGGCGCGGAAGTCCCCGCGTAA
- a CDS encoding HalOD1 output domain-containing protein, whose protein sequence is METETPTDESQPKCGSGTYQADPDQSLSGAVVEAIATNSELDALEIADEFGPLYDVVDPSALDSLFQPMGTADRSACCVTFEYADYRVTVDQTGWVVLADRQ, encoded by the coding sequence ATGGAAACTGAAACCCCGACCGACGAGTCGCAACCGAAATGCGGAAGCGGGACGTACCAGGCAGATCCGGATCAGTCGCTTTCCGGGGCGGTCGTCGAGGCGATTGCCACGAACTCCGAACTGGACGCGCTCGAGATCGCCGACGAGTTCGGACCGCTGTACGACGTGGTCGACCCGTCCGCGCTCGATTCGCTGTTCCAGCCGATGGGAACGGCCGACCGATCCGCCTGCTGCGTCACATTCGAGTACGCCGACTATCGAGTTACGGTCGACCAGACCGGCTGGGTCGTCCTCGCCGATCGGCAGTAA
- a CDS encoding NAD(P)/FAD-dependent oxidoreductase → MERVDVAIVGGGPAGASAAEQAAAHGAETVLFEQGVPREDRDGPGPDSTDAAGMLDYWIDIMEFDYREIPDEVIHRELEATEFVGPNSSVELRTTGMEANYPKFGYTFHRARMDDWLYERATDAGADLRVGTGVKDLETDLRASGPQGPTHTLTLSNGDELEAQYVVLADGPQRRITLDALDQFTAPGRSVSDYLSPPDANHIAYQEYREFPPELFAEFEDRLKFWWGYMPGETAYPWVFPNDGTVARVGLTMPIGMDLADVENPGSYKLLRPDDDRIPSGAEYINRLLEQEYGDEYDIEEDIPRVEDRGKSKGTETYPISSTRPIESPVGANIAVAGGAMGTTSAFHEGGYHVAVRTGKIAGRLAATDSIANYNDIWKRAIGDEILRNVAFADIVADYGPDNWDWAFDTVNDMQGNGSDNALINRRYTAGIDAAKILTAYKRQKFKYRDGRYVQLSEADYFY, encoded by the coding sequence ATGGAACGCGTAGACGTCGCGATCGTCGGCGGCGGCCCCGCTGGTGCGTCCGCGGCCGAGCAAGCCGCGGCCCACGGTGCCGAAACGGTGCTCTTCGAGCAGGGAGTGCCTCGAGAGGACCGGGATGGACCGGGGCCGGACTCGACCGACGCCGCCGGGATGCTCGACTACTGGATCGACATCATGGAGTTCGACTACCGGGAGATTCCCGACGAGGTCATTCACCGGGAGCTCGAGGCCACGGAGTTCGTCGGCCCGAACAGCAGCGTCGAGTTGCGAACGACCGGGATGGAGGCCAACTACCCCAAGTTCGGGTACACCTTCCACCGCGCGCGCATGGACGACTGGCTCTACGAGCGCGCGACCGATGCGGGTGCCGACCTACGCGTCGGGACCGGCGTCAAGGATCTCGAGACCGATCTGCGAGCGTCCGGTCCACAGGGGCCGACCCACACGCTGACACTCTCGAACGGCGACGAACTTGAGGCCCAGTACGTCGTCCTCGCGGACGGCCCGCAGCGGCGGATCACGCTCGACGCGCTCGACCAGTTCACGGCCCCCGGCCGGAGCGTCTCCGATTACCTCTCGCCGCCGGACGCGAATCACATCGCCTATCAGGAGTATCGAGAGTTCCCCCCCGAACTGTTCGCGGAGTTCGAGGACCGACTCAAATTCTGGTGGGGGTACATGCCCGGCGAGACCGCCTACCCGTGGGTGTTCCCGAACGACGGCACGGTCGCCCGCGTCGGCCTGACGATGCCCATCGGGATGGACCTCGCCGACGTGGAGAATCCCGGCTCCTACAAGCTCCTGCGACCGGACGACGACCGGATCCCATCTGGTGCCGAGTACATCAACCGCCTCCTCGAGCAGGAGTACGGCGACGAGTACGATATCGAGGAGGACATTCCGCGCGTCGAAGACCGCGGGAAGTCAAAGGGGACCGAGACGTATCCGATCTCCTCGACGCGCCCGATCGAGTCGCCCGTCGGCGCGAACATCGCCGTCGCCGGCGGCGCGATGGGGACGACCTCGGCGTTCCACGAGGGTGGCTACCACGTCGCCGTCCGCACCGGCAAGATCGCCGGCCGACTCGCCGCGACGGACTCGATCGCGAACTACAACGACATCTGGAAGCGCGCGATCGGCGACGAGATCCTGCGGAACGTCGCCTTCGCGGACATCGTCGCGGACTACGGGCCCGACAACTGGGATTGGGCCTTCGACACCGTCAACGATATGCAGGGCAACGGGTCGGACAACGCCCTGATCAACAGGCGCTACACCGCCGGGATCGACGCCGCGAAGATCCTCACAGCGTACAAGCGCCAGAAGTTCAAGTACCGCGACGGTCGCTACGTCCAGCTTTCGGAAGCCGACTACTTCTACTGA
- a CDS encoding DUF6789 family protein, with the protein MNRALVEVSLFGAVVVGCLVVVLVAQRLRVEPSPDGGYVTGRERRLGLGDAKAAAVRWTTTTNHREIGLLYIAFGTVAAIWGGIDAMMIRTHLLTPEANLWTEQTYNELFTMHGLTMLIFFVTPVFFGIGNYFLPLLIGADDMAFPRLNAIGFWLLPPSLLLARLGIVAEVTGAVLAVVVPTDWISVLLAFQEPAIGWTMYPPLSLAPNPQTNFLLLGLHLSGIATTIGAINFITTIIYERDESIGWANLDIFSWNMLITSAIIIFAFPLLGTALLMLLFDRNFGTTFFAVEGGGPILWQHLLWFWGHPEVYIIFLPATGLMSLILPKFVGRKLFGFKFIVYSTIAIGVLSFGVWAHHMFVTGVDPRVRASFMATSIAIAVPSAIKVFNWITTMWNGDVKLAAPTILCVGSIGLFIIGGVTGIFLAVIPVDVIYHGTYYVVGHFHLILMGIIPLMMFAASYYWYPMLTGRMYDRRLAIFQSSLLVVGSALTFMTLMALGFLELPRRYATYPAGYSGLQVVATVGAFLIGISVLMWLYNMIWSYFQGTPIETADPWELKATEQFTPEWQWFEDRLERERGVPPSEPEEVRPSYVPAQDDRPLSLYGRIKPVARTVANDAGTGAVGGVVGTLLMSGVLAVAVLLGAFDFESFATLATFVGLPADLALGYGLFLIAGTTVWPLLFLSLGEYLPGELTLVTGLWYATVISPGFALAFYTGQTGLELVTFLIFVPLAHWIYGLGLAGTITYLGGRRRRPSTGEDENE; encoded by the coding sequence ATGAACCGTGCACTCGTCGAGGTCTCGTTGTTCGGGGCTGTCGTCGTTGGCTGTCTAGTGGTCGTCCTCGTCGCACAGCGGTTACGAGTCGAGCCGTCACCGGACGGCGGTTACGTGACGGGTCGTGAGCGCCGGCTCGGACTCGGCGACGCGAAGGCGGCCGCCGTTCGCTGGACGACGACGACGAACCACCGCGAGATTGGGCTGCTCTACATCGCGTTCGGTACCGTCGCGGCGATCTGGGGCGGGATCGATGCGATGATGATCCGGACGCATCTGTTGACTCCGGAGGCGAACCTCTGGACCGAACAGACGTACAACGAACTGTTCACGATGCACGGACTGACGATGCTGATCTTCTTCGTCACGCCGGTGTTTTTCGGAATCGGGAACTACTTCCTGCCGCTGTTGATCGGTGCCGACGATATGGCGTTTCCGCGGCTCAACGCTATCGGATTCTGGCTGTTGCCGCCCTCATTGCTGCTCGCTCGGTTGGGGATCGTCGCCGAAGTAACGGGAGCGGTCCTGGCCGTCGTCGTCCCGACGGACTGGATCTCGGTCCTGTTAGCGTTTCAGGAGCCGGCGATCGGGTGGACGATGTATCCGCCCTTATCACTGGCACCGAACCCGCAGACGAATTTCCTCTTGCTCGGCCTCCACTTGAGTGGCATCGCGACCACGATCGGCGCGATTAACTTCATCACGACGATCATCTACGAGCGCGACGAGTCGATCGGGTGGGCGAACCTCGACATCTTCTCCTGGAACATGCTCATCACGAGCGCGATCATCATCTTCGCGTTCCCGCTGCTCGGCACCGCGTTGCTCATGCTCCTGTTCGACCGCAATTTCGGGACGACGTTCTTCGCGGTCGAAGGGGGTGGTCCTATCCTCTGGCAGCACTTACTGTGGTTCTGGGGCCACCCGGAGGTCTACATTATCTTCCTGCCGGCAACCGGGCTGATGAGCCTCATACTGCCAAAGTTCGTCGGCCGAAAGTTGTTCGGGTTCAAGTTCATCGTCTACTCGACGATCGCCATCGGCGTCCTCTCGTTCGGCGTCTGGGCCCACCACATGTTCGTGACGGGCGTCGACCCGCGCGTTCGGGCGAGTTTCATGGCGACATCGATCGCCATCGCCGTTCCCAGCGCGATCAAGGTGTTCAACTGGATCACCACAATGTGGAACGGCGACGTCAAACTCGCTGCGCCGACGATCCTCTGTGTCGGCTCGATCGGACTGTTCATCATCGGTGGCGTCACCGGCATCTTCCTCGCGGTCATCCCGGTCGACGTCATCTATCACGGCACCTACTACGTGGTCGGCCACTTCCATCTCATTCTCATGGGGATCATTCCCCTCATGATGTTCGCCGCGAGCTACTACTGGTACCCGATGCTCACCGGCCGGATGTACGATCGCCGACTCGCGATCTTCCAGTCGTCGCTGCTGGTCGTCGGCTCCGCGCTCACGTTCATGACGCTGATGGCGCTCGGCTTCCTCGAGCTCCCCCGCCGGTACGCGACCTACCCGGCGGGATACTCGGGGCTGCAGGTGGTCGCGACCGTCGGTGCGTTCCTCATCGGGATCAGCGTCCTCATGTGGCTCTACAACATGATCTGGTCGTATTTCCAGGGGACACCGATCGAAACCGCAGACCCCTGGGAACTGAAGGCGACGGAGCAGTTCACGCCCGAGTGGCAGTGGTTCGAGGACCGACTCGAGCGCGAGCGCGGGGTCCCGCCGAGCGAACCGGAGGAGGTGCGTCCGTCCTACGTGCCCGCACAGGACGACCGGCCGCTGTCGCTGTACGGCCGTATCAAGCCGGTCGCCCGGACCGTTGCGAACGATGCCGGTACCGGTGCGGTCGGCGGCGTCGTCGGGACGCTACTCATGTCGGGCGTGCTCGCCGTCGCCGTTCTTCTCGGTGCGTTCGATTTCGAGTCGTTCGCGACCCTCGCGACGTTCGTCGGGTTGCCGGCGGATCTCGCTCTCGGCTACGGGCTCTTCCTCATCGCCGGAACGACGGTCTGGCCCCTGTTGTTCCTCTCGCTGGGCGAGTACCTGCCGGGCGAGCTCACCCTCGTCACCGGACTGTGGTATGCGACGGTCATTTCACCCGGGTTCGCGCTCGCCTTCTATACCGGACAGACCGGTCTCGAACTGGTGACGTTCCTCATCTTTGTCCCGCTCGCGCACTGGATCTACGGCCTCGGACTCGCGGGAACGATTACGTATCTCGGCGGTCGTCGACGCCGCCCGTCGACGGGGGAGGACGAGAACGAATGA
- a CDS encoding DUF447 domain-containing protein, with protein MTDDRTMRESRAIDDDSADGTAESECDESVPAEWPVTLSGVTESVVTTLGPNGLWNAAALGLRAGDPVTARTWGNTRTRRNFHRRGEAYVQFVDDPVDFADAALSIVEREEPILESASAWARVSVECVESGTDGGTDWETWTLTPLESKIVSERVPTIDRGFGAVIEATVAASRLSVADFDETELRDRLAYCASVVDRAGGPREREALERVREHSKW; from the coding sequence ATGACCGACGATCGGACGATGCGTGAGAGCCGAGCGATAGACGACGATAGCGCCGATGGGACGGCCGAAAGCGAATGCGACGAATCCGTACCGGCGGAGTGGCCCGTCACCCTCTCGGGCGTCACCGAGTCGGTCGTGACCACGCTTGGACCCAACGGTCTGTGGAACGCCGCCGCGCTCGGCCTTCGCGCCGGCGATCCCGTCACCGCTCGAACCTGGGGGAATACTCGTACTCGCCGGAACTTCCACCGACGGGGCGAGGCCTACGTGCAGTTCGTTGACGACCCCGTCGACTTCGCCGACGCCGCTCTCTCGATCGTCGAACGCGAGGAGCCGATCCTCGAGTCCGCGAGCGCGTGGGCTCGCGTGAGCGTCGAATGCGTCGAGTCCGGAACCGACGGCGGCACCGACTGGGAGACGTGGACGCTCACCCCGCTCGAGTCGAAGATCGTGAGCGAACGGGTCCCGACGATCGACCGCGGATTCGGAGCCGTCATCGAGGCGACCGTCGCCGCCTCACGGCTCTCGGTCGCGGACTTCGACGAAACTGAACTCCGCGATCGGCTCGCGTACTGCGCCTCCGTTGTCGATCGGGCCGGGGGACCGCGCGAGCGCGAGGCGCTCGAGCGAGTGCGGGAGCACTCGAAGTGGTAG
- the asd gene encoding aspartate-semialdehyde dehydrogenase, with translation MAVRVGVLGATGAVGQRLIQLLDPHPEFEIAALTASDASAGKTYRQAAKWRVDSPIPADVADSTVTATDPDEVPDDIDLLFSSLPSSVGAAVEPGFCDAGYVVSSNSSNGRMDDDIPLVIPEVNAEHLDLLEVQRDERGWDGAMVKNPNCSTITFVPTLAALAEFGLEKVHVSTLQAVSGAGYDGVSSMEIIDNAIPYIGGEEDKLETESRKLLGDFDGAELSHNGMDVAASCNRIPTIDGHLENVWVETEDDLTPEAAAEAMREYPSLDLRSSPDPLIHVFEEPDRPQPRMDRTLGDGMAIAAGGLQESPFGLQYNCLAHNTIRGAAGASVLNGELLLENGYI, from the coding sequence ATGGCAGTACGAGTAGGCGTACTCGGTGCGACCGGCGCCGTCGGACAGCGACTCATCCAGCTTCTCGATCCCCACCCGGAGTTCGAGATCGCAGCGCTGACCGCGAGCGACGCCAGCGCCGGCAAGACGTATCGACAGGCCGCGAAGTGGCGCGTCGACAGCCCCATCCCGGCGGATGTCGCCGATTCGACCGTCACGGCGACCGATCCCGACGAGGTTCCCGACGATATCGACCTCCTGTTCTCATCGCTCCCCTCGAGCGTCGGCGCAGCGGTCGAGCCCGGATTCTGTGACGCGGGCTACGTCGTCTCCTCGAACTCCTCGAACGGACGGATGGACGACGACATCCCCCTCGTGATTCCGGAGGTCAACGCCGAACACCTCGACTTGCTTGAGGTCCAGCGCGACGAGCGCGGCTGGGACGGCGCGATGGTCAAGAACCCCAACTGCTCGACGATCACCTTCGTCCCCACGCTCGCGGCCCTGGCCGAGTTCGGCCTCGAGAAGGTTCACGTCTCGACGCTGCAAGCGGTCTCTGGCGCGGGCTACGACGGCGTCTCCTCGATGGAGATCATCGACAACGCCATCCCCTACATCGGCGGCGAGGAGGACAAACTCGAGACGGAGTCCCGGAAACTGCTCGGCGACTTCGACGGGGCCGAACTGTCGCACAACGGCATGGACGTCGCCGCCTCCTGTAACCGCATCCCGACGATCGACGGCCACCTCGAGAACGTCTGGGTCGAGACCGAAGACGATCTCACCCCCGAGGCGGCGGCCGAGGCCATGCGGGAGTACCCCTCGCTCGACCTGCGCTCCTCGCCTGACCCGCTCATCCACGTCTTCGAGGAGCCGGATCGACCGCAGCCGCGGATGGACCGCACGCTCGGCGACGGGATGGCCATCGCCGCGGGCGGTCTGCAGGAGTCGCCGTTCGGCCTCCAGTACAACTGTCTCGCACACAATACGATCCGCGGTGCCGCCGGCGCGAGCGTCCTCAACGGCGAACTGTTGCTCGAGAACGGCTACATCTAG
- a CDS encoding D-2-hydroxyacid dehydrogenase has protein sequence MSDTAAPDVLVLRKGTHGIPIEQYADAIRDRLPDHTVALARTPAEERDAIRDATFVTGMTLEADLLDAAENLSVFACAYAGTGHLPLEKLEERGVAVTNASGVHGPNIGEHVLGSILHFTRRFHVGARRQRRREWRHYRARELQGSTVTVVGLGAIGRAVCDRLEPFGVETIGVRYTPEKGGPTDEVIGFEGAAFDDALARTDYLVLACPLTETTRGLLDHEAFVTIDPDAVLVNVARGPVVETDALVEALRSNWIRGASLDVTDPEPLPEEHPLWTFENVQITPHNAGHTPKYYDRLADIVAENVTRIDDDGADADLENQVLP, from the coding sequence ATGAGTGATACTGCCGCGCCGGACGTGCTCGTCCTCCGGAAGGGGACTCACGGCATTCCGATCGAACAGTACGCCGACGCGATTCGCGACCGACTGCCGGACCACACCGTCGCGCTCGCGCGCACGCCGGCCGAGGAGCGCGATGCGATCCGGGACGCGACGTTCGTCACCGGCATGACCCTCGAGGCGGACCTACTCGACGCGGCCGAGAACCTCTCAGTCTTCGCCTGTGCGTACGCGGGGACCGGCCACCTTCCCCTCGAGAAACTCGAGGAACGAGGCGTCGCGGTGACGAACGCTTCGGGCGTCCACGGGCCGAACATCGGCGAGCACGTGCTGGGGTCGATTTTGCACTTCACCCGACGGTTCCACGTCGGTGCGCGCCGCCAGCGCCGCCGCGAGTGGCGACATTACAGGGCCCGCGAACTGCAGGGATCGACGGTCACCGTCGTCGGACTGGGCGCGATCGGACGGGCGGTCTGCGATCGGCTCGAGCCGTTCGGCGTCGAGACGATCGGCGTGCGCTACACGCCCGAGAAGGGCGGCCCGACCGACGAGGTGATCGGATTCGAGGGCGCGGCGTTCGACGACGCGCTCGCGCGCACGGACTACCTCGTGCTCGCCTGTCCGCTGACGGAGACGACCCGCGGTCTGCTCGACCACGAGGCGTTCGTGACGATCGATCCCGACGCCGTGCTGGTCAACGTGGCTCGCGGCCCGGTCGTCGAGACGGACGCGCTGGTCGAGGCCCTGCGGTCGAACTGGATCCGCGGCGCGTCGCTTGACGTGACCGATCCCGAACCGCTGCCCGAGGAGCACCCGCTCTGGACATTCGAAAACGTCCAGATTACGCCCCACAACGCGGGTCACACGCCGAAGTACTACGACCGGCTGGCCGATATCGTCGCCGAAAACGTCACGCGGATCGACGACGACGGGGCCGACGCCGATCTCGAGAATCAGGTTCTCCCCTGA
- a CDS encoding helix-turn-helix domain-containing protein produces MVLIVEFEIETPILRRVSDAVSRIDVEEIFYSAAGETKFIFWTDGEDLEGIDDALGDDETVSEFTLLEATGARRLYSGTLSERGEKHLTYPTAAEYDIAYLDVTVTKDTRIRARVPTREALFAYRDACRERDIPFRIERIFSESTQSGDRYEITDRQREALLIALEEGYFDVPRETTLSAVAAKLDISDQALSARLRRGQANLLRNTLRERSPS; encoded by the coding sequence ATGGTCCTCATCGTCGAGTTCGAGATCGAGACACCGATCCTCCGACGAGTGTCCGACGCCGTCTCGAGAATCGACGTCGAGGAGATTTTTTACTCGGCGGCGGGCGAGACGAAGTTCATCTTCTGGACCGACGGCGAGGACCTCGAGGGCATCGACGACGCGCTGGGCGACGACGAGACCGTCTCCGAGTTCACCCTTCTCGAGGCGACGGGCGCCCGCCGTCTCTACAGCGGCACGCTGTCGGAACGGGGCGAGAAACACCTGACCTATCCGACGGCCGCCGAATACGATATCGCGTATCTGGATGTCACTGTCACGAAGGACACGAGAATCCGCGCTCGCGTTCCGACGCGCGAGGCGCTGTTCGCCTACCGCGACGCCTGTCGCGAACGGGACATTCCGTTCCGAATCGAGCGGATCTTCAGCGAATCGACGCAGTCCGGCGATCGGTACGAGATCACGGACAGACAGCGAGAAGCGCTTCTCATCGCGCTTGAGGAGGGCTACTTCGACGTGCCGCGGGAGACGACCCTCTCAGCGGTCGCCGCGAAACTGGACATCTCGGATCAGGCCCTCTCCGCTCGCCTCCGGCGGGGGCAAGCCAACCTGCTCCGAAACACGCTCCGCGAGCGTTCCCCCTCTTAA